A genomic region of Gemmata massiliana contains the following coding sequences:
- a CDS encoding neutral/alkaline non-lysosomal ceramidase N-terminal domain-containing protein, giving the protein MPRTAVLLLALLAPSLATAAPPEFRAGAYAMDVTPQKFPVSVNGGFSDRKASAAHDPLHARCIVLDDGATKLAIVVVDSCVIPRELIDEAKQLAEKKTGIPATNMLVSATHTHTAPTVAGVFGSEAERDYSKFLTQKIAEGIEQAHKSLVPAKVAWGVGEEPNQVFNRRWKMKPGVKNLDPFGGETDRVKMNPPRASMDLLEPAGPTDPRVTVMSLRTADDKPLALFANYSLHYVGDMPALSADYFGVFADLVGQKLKAGKGFVGVLSNGTSGDVNNINFREAAPKVQPGEQSRVVADAVAAAAVKALDKAEYTRPHLRTVTKEIELGVRKPAPSEVKRAVAILDKARGRELKTAEETYAHETVQMARYPDTFKVPLQVTVIGNATIVAIPCEVFTEIGLSIKKNSSLKTICVVSLANGYFGYLPTPAQHELGGYETWRARSSFLEVEASTKIEKAIFYLIADALLK; this is encoded by the coding sequence ATGCCCCGAACCGCAGTTCTGCTCCTCGCGCTCCTGGCGCCGTCTCTCGCAACGGCCGCTCCGCCGGAGTTCCGCGCCGGCGCTTACGCAATGGACGTCACGCCGCAGAAGTTCCCGGTGTCCGTGAACGGCGGGTTCAGTGATCGAAAAGCGAGCGCCGCTCACGATCCGCTCCACGCGCGCTGCATCGTGCTCGACGACGGCGCCACGAAGCTCGCCATCGTGGTCGTGGATAGTTGCGTGATCCCGCGCGAACTCATCGACGAGGCGAAGCAACTCGCGGAAAAGAAGACCGGCATCCCCGCGACCAACATGCTCGTCTCGGCCACTCACACGCACACCGCGCCGACCGTCGCGGGCGTGTTCGGCAGCGAGGCCGAGCGGGACTACTCGAAGTTCCTCACACAGAAGATCGCCGAGGGCATTGAGCAGGCGCACAAGAGCCTCGTACCGGCGAAGGTCGCGTGGGGCGTGGGCGAGGAGCCGAATCAGGTGTTCAACCGCCGGTGGAAGATGAAACCGGGCGTGAAGAACCTCGACCCGTTCGGCGGCGAAACCGACCGAGTGAAGATGAACCCGCCGCGTGCGAGCATGGACCTCCTCGAACCCGCGGGGCCGACCGACCCGCGCGTCACGGTCATGTCGCTACGAACCGCCGACGACAAGCCCCTCGCGCTGTTCGCGAACTACTCGCTGCACTACGTCGGCGATATGCCGGCGCTCTCCGCGGACTACTTCGGCGTGTTCGCGGACCTCGTCGGGCAAAAGCTCAAAGCCGGCAAGGGCTTCGTCGGGGTGCTCTCGAACGGCACCAGCGGCGACGTGAACAACATCAACTTCCGCGAGGCCGCACCCAAAGTACAACCCGGCGAGCAGTCGCGCGTCGTTGCGGACGCCGTGGCCGCGGCCGCAGTCAAAGCGCTGGACAAAGCCGAATACACCCGCCCCCATCTGCGAACCGTCACGAAGGAAATCGAACTCGGGGTCCGCAAACCGGCGCCCTCCGAGGTGAAACGCGCGGTGGCGATTCTGGACAAAGCCAGGGGACGCGAGTTAAAAACCGCCGAGGAAACCTATGCCCACGAAACGGTGCAGATGGCGCGGTACCCCGACACGTTCAAGGTTCCGCTCCAAGTTACGGTGATCGGCAACGCCACAATCGTCGCGATTCCGTGCGAAGTGTTTACGGAGATCGGTCTGTCGATCAAGAAAAACAGCTCACTCAAAACGATCTGTGTCGTGTCGCTGGCGAACGGTTACTTCGGCTACTTGCCCACGCCCGCGCAACACGAACTCGGTGGCTACGAAACCTGGCGCGCCCGGTCGAGTTTCCTCGAAGTTGAAGCCTCTACGAAGATCGAGAAAGCAATCTTCTATCTGATTGCCGATGCGCTATTGAAGTGA
- a CDS encoding glycerate kinase type-2 family protein yields the protein MSREHALAIWNAAVDVVRPAPLVRAALEAERAIHTAPRVLVVGAGKAGPGMAQGLEEALADRLDRVEGLLNVPAGMTAPLKRIRLHAARPQGVNEPTAEGVAGAEDMLRLLQSAGPDDVAVCLISGGGSALLPAPVEGVSLADKLAVTKLLHRCGATIDEMNCVRKHLSRVKGGRLAEAFRGKRLVSLIVSDVVGDPLDVIASGPTAPDPTTFADALQVLRKYELSRSTPSAVLRYLEAGSNGRHPETLKTIPASVENRVIGSNRVALDAAKRKAEELGYRVLDLGSFVEGETRHVATAVAGVVRSIKRGGVPLRAPACVLLGGETTVTLGANAGKGGRNLEFVAAVVAKLGAELEGVTVLSGGTDGEDGPTDAAGAVADAATLAALAEQKITADDFVQRHDAYYLFDRVGGLIRSGLTGTNVMDVRVIVVQ from the coding sequence ATGTCACGCGAACACGCGCTCGCGATTTGGAACGCGGCGGTAGATGTTGTGCGCCCCGCCCCTCTCGTTCGCGCGGCACTGGAGGCGGAGCGCGCGATTCATACCGCGCCGCGCGTTCTGGTGGTCGGAGCGGGGAAGGCCGGTCCCGGGATGGCACAGGGGCTGGAAGAGGCACTCGCGGACCGGCTAGACCGTGTAGAAGGGTTGCTCAACGTTCCCGCTGGCATGACTGCCCCATTGAAACGCATCCGGCTACACGCCGCACGGCCGCAGGGCGTGAACGAACCGACCGCCGAGGGTGTCGCGGGCGCGGAGGATATGTTGCGGCTCCTCCAGAGTGCGGGGCCGGACGACGTCGCGGTGTGCCTGATCTCCGGCGGCGGGTCCGCACTCCTTCCCGCGCCTGTCGAGGGGGTGTCACTCGCGGACAAGCTCGCGGTCACGAAGTTGCTGCACCGGTGCGGGGCCACGATCGATGAAATGAACTGCGTGCGCAAACACCTTTCGCGCGTGAAGGGCGGGCGGCTCGCGGAAGCGTTTCGCGGAAAGCGGCTCGTGTCGCTCATCGTTTCGGACGTAGTGGGCGACCCGCTCGACGTGATCGCGTCCGGGCCGACCGCGCCCGACCCGACCACGTTCGCGGATGCGCTCCAAGTTCTGCGGAAGTACGAACTGAGTCGGTCCACTCCTTCTGCGGTACTGCGGTACCTCGAAGCGGGGAGCAACGGCAGACACCCTGAAACGCTCAAAACGATTCCCGCGAGCGTGGAGAACCGCGTGATCGGTAGCAACCGCGTCGCGCTCGATGCGGCGAAACGGAAGGCAGAAGAATTGGGCTACCGCGTGCTCGATCTCGGCTCGTTCGTCGAGGGCGAAACGCGACACGTAGCGACCGCCGTGGCCGGAGTCGTGCGCAGCATCAAACGCGGCGGAGTGCCACTGAGAGCGCCTGCGTGTGTGCTGCTCGGAGGAGAAACGACAGTGACGCTCGGCGCGAACGCAGGAAAGGGCGGGCGCAATCTCGAATTCGTGGCGGCGGTCGTGGCGAAACTCGGAGCCGAGTTGGAGGGCGTTACCGTGCTGAGTGGCGGGACCGACGGCGAGGACGGCCCCACCGACGCGGCCGGTGCGGTCGCGGATGCGGCCACCCTCGCCGCACTCGCTGAACAAAAAATCACAGCGGACGATTTTGTGCAGCGGCACGATGCGTACTATTTGTTCGACCGCGTGGGCGGCCTGATCCGCAGCGGGCTGACGGGAACGAACGTGATGGATGTGCGCGTAATTGTGGTGCAATGA
- a CDS encoding alpha/beta fold hydrolase yields the protein MNQEAPETARVPIILLSGMAADERLFGPQLAHFPDLQVLPWIEPRPGESLRNYAARLAELIEPDQSCLIGGASFGGIVALEMAVHLRARECVLIGSVRSPIELPLRWRLLWPVTLLGPNRLGALAGLIARWGRRFLSGGTIRRLRRLSQPEAAFVRWAMCAVTHWRARPATRRVRVFQIHGANDQTLPVALTRPGVIVPTGGHALTLFSAAIVNEFLSEVVRQVVPSQSARSIEN from the coding sequence GTGAATCAGGAAGCACCCGAAACGGCCCGCGTGCCCATCATACTGCTCTCGGGCATGGCGGCCGACGAACGACTGTTCGGTCCTCAGTTGGCACATTTTCCCGATTTGCAAGTACTGCCGTGGATCGAACCGCGGCCCGGCGAATCACTCCGCAATTACGCAGCGCGGCTGGCCGAGTTGATCGAACCCGACCAGTCGTGCCTCATCGGTGGGGCGTCGTTCGGCGGCATCGTCGCGCTGGAAATGGCGGTTCACCTCCGCGCCCGCGAGTGTGTCTTGATCGGGAGCGTCCGGTCCCCGATCGAACTTCCACTGCGGTGGCGCCTCCTGTGGCCGGTCACACTCCTCGGTCCGAACCGGCTCGGGGCACTCGCAGGGTTGATCGCTCGATGGGGCCGCAGGTTTCTGTCTGGTGGCACGATCCGGCGCTTGCGCCGACTGTCGCAACCCGAAGCCGCGTTCGTCCGGTGGGCGATGTGCGCGGTGACGCATTGGCGCGCCCGACCCGCAACCCGACGAGTCCGCGTGTTCCAGATTCACGGTGCCAACGACCAAACGTTACCAGTCGCGCTCACGCGGCCCGGTGTCATCGTCCCAACCGGCGGGCACGCACTGACGCTGTTCAGCGCAGCGATTGTTAACGAGTTCCTATCCGAAGTGGTTCGGCAGGTGGTGCCGAGTCAGTCGGCACGTTCTATCGAGAACTGA
- a CDS encoding sugar O-acetyltransferase, with amino-acid sequence MRTEREKMLAGELYDPLDAELARLRVRARDLLADLNATREADEAVRRRVLRELIGSGGDTVWLQPPFYCDYGSNIHLGEKVYFNFNCVLLDVCEIRIGARTLVGPAVQIYAATHPLDAELRKTREFGKPVTIGSDVWIGGGAIICPGATIGDRTVIGAGSVVTGHIPAGVIAVGNPCRVVREVS; translated from the coding sequence ATGCGCACCGAACGTGAGAAAATGCTCGCGGGCGAACTGTACGACCCGCTCGACGCGGAACTCGCGCGCCTCCGCGTTCGCGCCCGCGATTTACTCGCGGACCTGAACGCGACCCGAGAAGCGGACGAGGCCGTGCGCCGGCGTGTGCTGCGCGAGCTGATCGGTTCGGGCGGCGACACGGTCTGGCTCCAACCGCCGTTCTACTGCGATTACGGCAGCAACATCCACCTCGGCGAGAAGGTCTATTTCAATTTCAACTGCGTGCTGCTGGACGTGTGCGAGATCCGCATCGGCGCACGCACGCTGGTCGGCCCGGCGGTCCAAATCTACGCCGCCACGCACCCATTAGACGCCGAACTGCGGAAGACCCGCGAGTTCGGGAAACCGGTGACGATCGGTTCAGACGTGTGGATCGGTGGCGGGGCGATCATCTGCCCCGGCGCGACGATCGGTGATCGCACGGTTATCGGCGCCGGTAGCGTGGTGACGGGCCACATCCCCGCGGGCGTGATCGCGGTCGGAAACCCGTGCCGCGTGGTACGGGAAGTCTCGTGA
- a CDS encoding matrixin family metalloprotease: MPAPFLRVELLEPRDVPAKFGSPWPDGERVTLSFAPDGTHIGSEASNLLAQLGPDARVAVLRAFQTWATYGNVNIGLVSDSGAALGTGGAVQGDPRFGDIRVGGRALPTDVLAITAPYNLYDNYSGDLVVNTAVPFGPGGYDLYTALLQEAGHALGIGNSPDPASVMYEFYSGARTGLSADDIAAIQALYGARQPDRYEGTIGNDTLATATRNSDVTADITTTGDIDTYKFTVGLLTQSVTVNLRATGLSLLTARVEILDGSGRVLATRTVTDPTANDITMSLGGLRAGSTYYVRVSSAPGSAFGVGAYALQIRQSSLLTQVTDVVESLLEETGLNDTLITATGLLSKTLAPGPQTEYGTWASFGAPGDVDYYRLTVPGSVSDGSVSLLITVWGADGRALNPWIEVRDATGRTFAAEVVTANGNTTTVQVTGLKAGMTYFVKTFSDSGAAGDYTFAADVRTDAVTVPELATGTVTATSSATTEFTLNQTGQVHLVLSATGARGTVEAVITNEAGEVAGRFSAAAGRGRSLDVYLAAGKYTVTTRSVSGDDLGFQLSLASVTDPVGAQPEDPTGTPAPTTPPNPPPSEPPPPTDPIPPSEPPPPPPPPPPPDPHPPAQW, translated from the coding sequence ATGCCCGCCCCTTTTCTGCGAGTGGAATTACTCGAACCGCGCGACGTTCCCGCCAAGTTCGGCTCCCCGTGGCCGGACGGCGAGCGCGTCACGCTTAGTTTTGCCCCCGATGGCACACACATCGGTTCCGAGGCGTCGAACCTGCTTGCACAACTCGGCCCGGACGCGCGAGTCGCGGTTCTGCGTGCGTTCCAGACATGGGCCACTTACGGGAACGTGAACATCGGACTCGTGTCCGATTCGGGCGCGGCTTTGGGTACCGGCGGCGCTGTGCAGGGCGACCCGCGGTTCGGCGATATTCGTGTTGGTGGGCGGGCGCTGCCCACGGACGTACTGGCGATCACGGCCCCGTACAATCTGTACGACAATTACTCCGGCGATCTGGTGGTGAACACCGCCGTACCGTTCGGCCCCGGTGGGTACGACCTGTACACCGCGCTGCTTCAAGAGGCCGGCCACGCATTGGGGATCGGCAACAGCCCCGATCCGGCGTCGGTGATGTACGAGTTCTATAGCGGCGCGCGAACGGGGCTCTCGGCGGATGACATCGCAGCGATTCAGGCGCTCTACGGCGCACGTCAGCCCGACCGGTACGAAGGAACTATTGGGAACGACACGCTCGCCACCGCGACCCGCAACTCGGACGTCACCGCGGACATCACCACAACTGGCGACATCGACACCTACAAGTTTACAGTTGGGTTACTCACGCAAAGCGTGACGGTGAACCTGCGCGCCACGGGGTTGAGTTTGCTCACGGCGCGGGTCGAGATACTCGACGGATCGGGGCGCGTGCTGGCGACGCGAACCGTCACTGATCCAACGGCCAATGACATCACGATGTCGCTGGGCGGGTTGCGCGCGGGCTCGACGTACTACGTCCGCGTATCGAGCGCGCCGGGGAGTGCGTTCGGGGTCGGGGCTTACGCGCTCCAAATCCGGCAGTCGTCGCTACTCACGCAAGTCACGGATGTCGTGGAGAGCCTGCTCGAAGAAACCGGGCTGAACGACACGCTGATTACCGCGACGGGGCTATTGAGTAAGACGCTCGCACCGGGACCGCAAACCGAATACGGCACGTGGGCCTCGTTCGGTGCGCCCGGCGACGTGGATTACTACCGGCTCACGGTTCCCGGGTCGGTGTCGGACGGGTCCGTGAGTCTGTTGATTACGGTTTGGGGCGCGGACGGGCGGGCGCTGAACCCGTGGATCGAGGTGCGCGACGCGACGGGGCGCACGTTCGCAGCCGAGGTGGTCACCGCCAACGGGAACACGACCACGGTGCAAGTGACCGGGCTGAAGGCCGGCATGACGTACTTCGTGAAGACGTTCTCCGACAGCGGAGCTGCGGGCGATTACACCTTCGCGGCCGATGTTCGGACCGATGCGGTCACCGTTCCGGAACTGGCGACCGGCACGGTGACCGCAACGTCCTCGGCAACCACCGAATTCACCCTGAATCAAACGGGCCAAGTTCACCTTGTGCTCAGTGCGACCGGCGCACGCGGCACAGTGGAAGCTGTCATCACGAACGAGGCCGGCGAAGTGGCCGGGCGGTTTAGCGCCGCGGCCGGGCGCGGGCGCTCGCTGGACGTGTACCTCGCCGCGGGTAAGTACACGGTCACCACGCGCTCGGTGAGCGGCGACGACTTGGGCTTTCAACTGAGCCTCGCCAGTGTGACCGACCCCGTGGGCGCTCAGCCCGAAGACCCGACCGGAACCCCCGCTCCCACAACGCCACCGAACCCGCCCCCGAGCGAACCGCCACCTCCCACGGACCCGATCCCGCCGAGCGAGCCGCCCCCCCCCCCTCCGCCCCCCCCACCCCCCGACCCGCACCCGCCGGCGCAGTGGTAA
- a CDS encoding YpsA SLOG family protein, translated as MELERVISGGQTGADRAGLIAARAAGIATGGWMPKGFRALDGTHPEFAALYGVREHASDRYPPRTALNVKDSDATLRFATDWDSPGERLTLELCERYGRPHFEITPDDSTTPADVADWIRQSGVRILNVAGNSARTSPGIEAFTIAFLAEVFQLLRDSG; from the coding sequence GATTTCCGGCGGGCAGACCGGTGCGGACCGTGCGGGTCTGATCGCGGCCCGGGCCGCTGGGATCGCGACCGGTGGGTGGATGCCAAAGGGGTTCCGTGCCCTGGATGGCACGCACCCGGAATTCGCGGCACTCTACGGCGTCCGCGAACACGCAAGCGACCGGTACCCACCGCGCACAGCGCTCAACGTGAAGGACTCGGACGCCACGCTCCGGTTCGCGACCGACTGGGACTCCCCGGGCGAGCGGCTCACGCTGGAGTTGTGTGAGCGCTACGGGCGCCCGCATTTCGAGATCACCCCGGACGACTCAACGACTCCCGCGGATGTAGCCGATTGGATCAGGCAGAGCGGGGTTCGCATACTGAATGTAGCCGGCAACTCGGCTCGCACGTCACCGGGAATTGAAGCGTTTACGATCGCATTTCTGGCCGAAGTCTTCCAACTCCTCCGCGATTCGGGCTGA
- a CDS encoding PHP-associated domain-containing protein, translating to MKFDLHMHTARHSPDADSDPFELVSAAIRAGLDGIVITEHDFQWPEEELEELRAFAPQLVILAGLEVTGRGGDVLCYGLTNTAAVPKGIAWPELCREVHRQGGACVAAHPNRWGQPFEKILAEQKPELDGIEVMSNNMDLDLRARAAVLLEKYPHFAQLGNSDSHQPYTVGCCCTDFDADIRTNADLVAAIRGRKGTAKVNDAHRT from the coding sequence ATGAAGTTCGACCTGCACATGCACACCGCGCGTCACTCGCCCGACGCCGATAGTGACCCTTTTGAACTCGTGAGCGCCGCGATCAGGGCCGGGCTGGACGGGATCGTCATCACCGAACACGACTTCCAGTGGCCCGAGGAGGAATTAGAAGAACTTCGCGCGTTCGCGCCGCAACTAGTCATCCTCGCCGGACTCGAAGTGACCGGGCGCGGCGGCGACGTGCTGTGCTACGGCCTCACCAACACGGCCGCAGTGCCAAAGGGGATCGCGTGGCCGGAACTGTGCCGGGAGGTCCACCGCCAGGGTGGGGCGTGCGTGGCCGCACACCCGAACCGGTGGGGCCAGCCGTTCGAGAAGATCCTCGCGGAGCAGAAACCGGAACTCGACGGCATCGAGGTGATGTCGAACAACATGGACCTGGATCTGCGCGCGCGAGCGGCGGTACTGCTGGAGAAGTACCCTCACTTCGCCCAGTTGGGGAACAGCGATTCGCACCAGCCCTACACCGTCGGGTGCTGTTGCACGGACTTCGACGCGGACATCCGCACGAACGCGGACCTCGTTGCGGCGATTCGGGGAAGAAAGGGCACCGCAAAGGTGAACGATGCGCACCGAACGTGA